Sequence from the candidate division KSB1 bacterium genome:
CGATCAGGTCTACAATCGCGATCGACGCCACTCGGCCCTCGGATATCTGTCCCCGGTCGAGTTCGAACTCAAATCAAAACAACCCCCAACACCCCATCTAACTCAACACAGCTGACTGTCCAGTTTCTGGGGTACACTCCAAACTTCTCGTGGTTGGACCAAGAACGACTTGCAGAATCGTGTCAGCGAGCGTCCAAGCGAGGAACATTGGTCATCGTGAGCAATGCCGATCACGAAGAAATCGCCCGTTTGTACAAGGGCTTCCGAAGAGAGACAATCACACGGCGCAGCCTCGTTTGTCCCAATCCTGACCATCGCAAGGAAGTCAGCGAGTGCATTTTCGTATCGAAGATGTAACTACATATCCATACGGCGCCACACGACGGACGACACGGTCACGGGCGATGCAATCGGCCCCTGCAAGGCAGAAGGGATGCGGGATAAAGCAGAGTGCTAGTCAAGCGCAATGATTTTATAAAGTAACGCGAGTTCGTTTGGGCAGAAGATCCCCCCCCGGCCCCCCATAGGATATGGGGGGAGAGCAGAATGAAAGGAGACTCCATGGCTGGTAAGGCTAAGAAGCTGCTGCCGCTGGGCAGAGGGAAGATTGGGTTTAAGGTGGCGAATTCCTACGCGGCGCCGGCGGCCAAAGTCTGGGCGGCGATTACGCTGGCGAAGCACACGCAGAGCTACTTCGTGGGCAAGGTCACCGGCGATTTTAGCGCGCAGCTTGAACCCGTGGTCTGGCACTGGAAGCGCTGGGGCAGCATGACGCAGTGGCCAACGGTCTTCCAAAGCGAGAAGAAACTTGAGTTTCTGTGGGAAGACCACACCAAGAAGTACCTCACGACCGTGACCTTCACGCTGAAGAAGAAGGGCAAGTTAGTCGAACTCGAAATTCATGAGCGCGGCTGGAAGCAGGCGCATCTGAAAAACGCCTTCTCGAACTGCGAAGGCTGGACGACGTTTCTGGCGTACCTGAAGAGCTACTTGATGCACGGGAAAGACCTCAGGCACGAGAAAGACTAAACTTGAAACTTCAAACTTGAAACGTGAGACCCGAAAACCTCAAACTTGAAACTTAAAAGCGGAGTCCGATCATGAAACCGAATGAAGACTTGCGACAGCGGACACGGCAGTTTGCTCTGCGAGTTGTCAAGCTCTACTGTGCGCTGCCCAAGACGACCGTGGCACAAGTGCTGGGGAAACAGGTGCTGAGATCCGGGACAGCAGTCGGTGCGGTGTACGCGGAGTCGTGTCGCGCCCGCTCCAACGCGGACTTCGTGAGCAAGGTCGAACTGGCGATGCAGGAACTGGAGGAGTCTCGATACTGGCTTGAACTACTGGTAGAAGCCGGGGAGGTTACGGCTAAGAAGCTGGCTGCGCTGACGGCCGAAGCGGACGAACTGATGGCGATCTTCGTCTCGATGGTGAAACGGACGAAGGCGAAGACTTAATCCTCTGTGGAGATGGCGGATCAAGTTTGAAGTTTCAAGTTTCACGTTTTGTTCACAAACAGGAGGTAAGGGAAATGGCTGTCAAGAAGGCGACGAAGAAGAAGGCTCCGGCCAAGCAGGTTGCGGCGAAGCAGGCTGTGAAGAAAAAGGCTGTGAAGAAAGTTGTGAAGCAGCCGGCGGCGGGTGTTTCGACCGTGGTGCCGCCGCCGCCGAAGTTGCCGGTGGGGAAGGGGCCGATCGGGTACACCACGTCGAACGTGTTCAAGCTGCCGCTGGCCAAGGTCTGGGACGCGGTGGTGCTGTCGAAGCACATGAAGCAGCACTTCGTGGATGACATGAAGGGCGAATACGGTCCGAAACTCCAACCGATTTCATGGTTCTGGAAAGAGTGGGGCTGGGTGACCTTCAAGGTTGTCAAATTCGAGAAACACAAGGAGATCGTGATGCACATGGGGGGCTGGGGCGAGAAGTACCTCACCGTCGTTCGCTTCGAGTTCGTGCGCAAGGACGGGAAGACGATCTTCCGTGTTCACGAGAGCGGCTATCCGACCAAGCACTTGAAGAACGCGTTCATGATGTGCGAAGGCTGGACGGAGTTTCACTGCGGCGTGAAAGCGTACTTGCTGTACGGGAAGGCGCTGAATCGAGACTAACCGCCACCCACAATTGGAGCACGACGCAGCGGCTATCTCGGCCGCTCGTCGTGTTGCAATTGGAGCAGGAATAGCTCATTGTCGAGCACTCTGCGAATTGGCGGCGTCGCGTTTCAAGGTTGAAGTTTCAAGTTTCGCCTGCGCTGCTTCACGTGGAGCAATTCTTGACAAGGATCAAGGAACAAGGATGAAGGAACAAAGCAGAACTACAATGTGCGTCGCGATCCTCGCGTTGTGCTGGCTTTCTCCGTGTGCGCTGGCGAAAGATATTGAGGTGACGACCTTCGACAAGCGGCTCGTGCTGGTGGAGGTCGAGGGTATAGCGTCAAGCGGACTGGGCACGATGCTGGCGGCGGATAGTGCGAAGCTGAAGGACAAGGCAGGGATCGCGATTCACCTCACCGGCGAGAGTCCGACCGATGCGGAGCTCCAGGGGTTGCTCGCGCGGCTGACGGATGAGGTGCTCGCCGCGGACAGTCTGCGCATCGAGCCGGCGGCGGATTGGCAGTTCGTGCGGCCGCTGGTGTTGTCGGTGCCCGCGGCCTGGGCCGAGCGTCCGCTCTTGAAACTGTTCATCCGCAAGCGGCCCTATGCCGAGCTGGAGACCTCCGGCCTGACGGAGCGCGCGAAGAATCGGCTGCGTGAATTGCTCTTCAAAGCACAGAATGAACTGCGGCAGAAGTTAGAGCGGATGTTCCAGGGCAGATAAACTTGAAACTTGAAATTTGAAACGTGAAAGCCGAGACCCCCCCTAACCCCCCCGTTAACGGAGGGGAACCCGACTCGCCGAGGCACCCGTCCGCGGGTGCCCGGAATCCCGAATTCGAGATCATCCCGCTGGCGGACGAGCATCGCGCGTGGGCGCGGGAGGTGTGCGAGCAGTGGTGGGGCGGCGTGGAGATTATGAGCCGCTTCGTGTGGTTTGATACGACGAAGTTGGCGGGGTTTGTGGCCGTCACCCCCCCTGCCCCCCCAAATCAGAGATTTGGGGGGGAGAAGACATCGGACCTTCCCCCCAAATTTCCGAATTTGGGGGGAACTGAAGGGGGGTTGCCGATCGGATTAGCGACTTATCATATTGCGGATGGGGAGTGTGAGCTGATCAGCTTGAACAGCTTTGCCGAGAATCGCGGGGTGGGGGCGGCGCTGCTGGCAGCGGTCAGAGCGGTGGCGAAACGAGCGTCATGCAATCGCATGTTTTTGACGACCTCGAACGACAATCTGCGGGCCTTGCAGTTCTATCAGAAGCGGGGCATGCGGATCGTGGCGGTGCATGTCGGCGCGATTGACGCCGCCCGCGTCACCAAGCCGCGCATCCCCGAGATTGGCGATCACGGGATTCCGTGCCGGGATGAGCTGGAGCTGGAAGAGAAACTTGAAAGCTGAAACTTGAAACGTGACCCGAGTAGCGCCGCATGGAAATGCGCTCAGGGTCCGAAAACAACATCAATCTGCCGGTGAAACACCAAAGAGAGAGAAGCTGGTATGGCTAAAGAAGAGCGGAACATCTGGGGCATTCACGCAGGCAAGACTGGTGATGCGGACAAGCTGTTTCTGCAATCAGATTGCATCGGTCTGGGGTGGCAGAAATGGGTGATCTATCTAAACTCATGCCAAGCCGTGAGGCTTTTGCCAAACGGTTAGTTGAATTCTATCCAGAAACAAAGCCCGGCGCTGTGTCTATCAACACAGGCCAAATCCTTCGGTTCGCACGGGAGATAAAGCTCGGAGACCTTGTTGTATATCCGTCGAAAACGGACAAACTAATGCATATTGGATGCGTCGAAGGAGAATATTCCTTGGCGGCACATGTCTGCATGTGCCCCATCTGATGAAAACAAAGCTTGACCTTGTACTCCCGAGTAGGCTTCTCGCTTCTCCCGATTGGGGCACTTGGAGACAAGTGCCGCCAAGAAGATTGAATTGGATTGGGCACGGGGTTGCGGGGTTTGGCCGTGCGGCGGGCGATGCCGTCGGCCCCTGCGCGTCGGTTTGGTGGCGGAGGGGGACGTGCTGCTGACAATTCCGGCAGGGAAGGAATCCCTGCTCGGCGGAAGTGGGGAAGGAATCCCTGCTCGGCGGAAGTGGGGAAGGAATCCCTGCTCGGCGGAGGAAGAACAACCCCCTGGGTCCCCCCGCAGGATGTGGGGGGAAACCGAATTAGACATGAATGCCATTCTTCACGCGCCCATGTGGGTGCTTTTGATCGCGCTGTTTTTGTCGCGGATCGTGGACCAGACGTTTACGGTGATGCGGACGATTTCGATCATGCGCGGGCTGCCGCTGCTGGCGGCGGGGTTCGGGTTCTTTGAGGTGTTCATCTGGATCAATGTGGCGGGACAGGTGATCCGCAATCTGGACACCTGGTATTTGACGGTGGTCTATTCGGCGGGTTTCGCGGCGGGGAACTATGTGGGGTTGTTGATCGAATCGCGGATCGCCATGGGCTGGCAGATGCTGCGCGTGATCTCGCGGCGGGAGGTGGGGATGGGCGAAAAGCTGCACGAGCGCGGCTATCCGGTGACCTGGCTGGACGGCAAGAGCAAA
This genomic interval carries:
- a CDS encoding SRPBCC domain-containing protein; this encodes MAGKAKKLLPLGRGKIGFKVANSYAAPAAKVWAAITLAKHTQSYFVGKVTGDFSAQLEPVVWHWKRWGSMTQWPTVFQSEKKLEFLWEDHTKKYLTTVTFTLKKKGKLVELEIHERGWKQAHLKNAFSNCEGWTTFLAYLKSYLMHGKDLRHEKD
- a CDS encoding four helix bundle protein, translating into MKPNEDLRQRTRQFALRVVKLYCALPKTTVAQVLGKQVLRSGTAVGAVYAESCRARSNADFVSKVELAMQELEESRYWLELLVEAGEVTAKKLAALTAEADELMAIFVSMVKRTKAKT
- a CDS encoding SRPBCC domain-containing protein, which produces MAVKKATKKKAPAKQVAAKQAVKKKAVKKVVKQPAAGVSTVVPPPPKLPVGKGPIGYTTSNVFKLPLAKVWDAVVLSKHMKQHFVDDMKGEYGPKLQPISWFWKEWGWVTFKVVKFEKHKEIVMHMGGWGEKYLTVVRFEFVRKDGKTIFRVHESGYPTKHLKNAFMMCEGWTEFHCGVKAYLLYGKALNRD
- a CDS encoding GNAT family N-acetyltransferase; amino-acid sequence: MKAETPPNPPVNGGEPDSPRHPSAGARNPEFEIIPLADEHRAWAREVCEQWWGGVEIMSRFVWFDTTKLAGFVAVTPPAPPNQRFGGEKTSDLPPKFPNLGGTEGGLPIGLATYHIADGECELISLNSFAENRGVGAALLAAVRAVAKRASCNRMFLTTSNDNLRALQFYQKRGMRIVAVHVGAIDAARVTKPRIPEIGDHGIPCRDELELEEKLES
- a CDS encoding DUF2179 domain-containing protein; translated protein: MNAILHAPMWVLLIALFLSRIVDQTFTVMRTISIMRGLPLLAAGFGFFEVFIWINVAGQVIRNLDTWYLTVVYSAGFAAGNYVGLLIESRIAMGWQMLRVISRREVGMGEKLHERGYPVTWLDGKSKGMDVEIVMLADKRRSVPGLCRLIEEIDPAAFYTIADVKQVGLKKRGTPWGRIWGG